One Falsihalocynthiibacter arcticus DNA segment encodes these proteins:
- a CDS encoding DUF6079 family protein gives MAMRYGDLIQFEPIESVIQLLDADRPDEAKKLVSTYVISDDMAERISKLMIPQLSFDEAVDHKGVLVVGNYGTGKSHLMSVLSLVAEDESYVPMIHHPQVAEAAKAIAGRFKVHRIEISSQMSLRDIITQQLEVFLEKHGVSYTFPPADKVVNNKAAFEEMMSAFAEVHPDQGVLLVVDEFLEFLRSRKDHELVLDLSFLREIGEVTKHLRFRFVAGVQEAIFDSSRFQHVADSLRRVKDRFTQVLLARQDVSFVVAERLLKKSSDQQDKIRAYLGPFTKFYGSMNERMDEYVRLFPVHPDYIGTFERLVFTEKRGALVTLRDQIQAILDDEVPLDRPGLIGFDKFWDTVATNSVLRSDPNIGPVLKVSEVLSERVSKAFTRPAYKSMALRIIDGLSVHRLTTGGDIYVPVGPTAAELRDTLCLFQPGIEDMGGDPSDDLLTAVQTTLRETLKTVNGQFISKAPDTEQYYLDLKKDVDYDAQIEKRAEALSEDALDRAYYGAVRQLMERTDDSSYVTGHQIWQYQIEWQERRVERIGYLFFGAPNDRPTAQPERDFYLYFIQPFDPPRFRDEQKADEVFFRLKAPDETIKRLLGFYAGAQELASTASGGAKGVYLDRVRDTLREMSKWLQEKQLEAFEVTFQGKSKTLRDWTKGISLRDKARLGPDERINFRDVVNVIAGIALSSRFSDVSPEYPTFSALVTESNRKQLISNALRALSGSTRTKDAVIVLDGLEMLDGDRIDPVQSRYAQDVLARLKAKGHGQVLNRSELLVGNADIEHFSPDKYRLETDLLVAVLGSLVYSGDIVLAITGDKIDSGKISLLADRSLEELKQFKHVEAPKEINVAVLRSLFEMLELPPGLAQQATQGSDEPVKALQEEVNKLTKRVLAASTDMANRLSFWGQPLLRDEEIRDWRSKLDELKAFSESLSPYNTVGKLKNLRIGSDDITEQKKNLEVLNSVEGLIRLIGELGNTASYLGQAEMVLPSDHAWVKQAQDTRKNVLESLSTSRTSQNGSEHRQTLSKLKKDYLTAYVSLHSKARLGVSEDKTKNALRKDSRLVEMRALANISLMPTSQLTTFEEKLDKLKSCASLVDSELSASPVCPHCNFRPANEQGDMLPAANVLKQLDDELDQLLDGWVQTLLDNLEDPIIQSNFELLKEGSRKIVTGFVKTKSLPEPVTPEFISAVQEALSGLDKVVVSGDDIRQALLQGGSPATPEDLRKRFEAFLTDRCKGKDTTKLRFVVE, from the coding sequence ATGGCAATGCGCTACGGCGATCTCATTCAATTTGAGCCTATTGAGTCAGTTATTCAGCTTCTCGACGCCGATCGTCCAGATGAAGCCAAGAAATTGGTATCGACCTATGTCATCTCAGATGACATGGCGGAGCGGATCTCCAAGCTCATGATCCCCCAACTTTCGTTCGATGAAGCCGTCGATCACAAGGGCGTTCTGGTGGTTGGTAATTATGGCACCGGTAAGTCGCACTTAATGTCGGTGCTATCTCTCGTTGCCGAAGACGAGTCATATGTTCCGATGATCCACCATCCGCAAGTTGCTGAGGCGGCAAAGGCAATTGCAGGCCGGTTCAAGGTGCACCGGATCGAGATTTCGAGCCAGATGTCGTTGCGGGATATCATTACCCAACAGCTTGAGGTCTTCCTCGAGAAGCATGGCGTGAGTTACACGTTCCCGCCTGCTGACAAGGTCGTCAATAACAAGGCTGCTTTCGAGGAAATGATGTCGGCCTTTGCGGAAGTTCATCCTGACCAGGGCGTGCTCTTGGTGGTCGACGAATTCCTTGAGTTCTTGCGCTCGCGTAAGGATCACGAGCTGGTTCTCGACCTTTCATTCCTGAGAGAGATCGGGGAGGTGACCAAACATCTCCGGTTCCGGTTTGTTGCGGGCGTTCAGGAAGCGATTTTTGACAGCAGTCGCTTCCAGCATGTGGCAGACAGCCTGCGTCGCGTGAAAGACCGCTTCACGCAGGTTTTGCTCGCTCGACAAGACGTGAGCTTCGTTGTCGCTGAGCGCCTTCTGAAGAAGTCTTCTGATCAGCAAGACAAGATCCGTGCCTATCTTGGGCCATTTACAAAATTCTATGGCTCAATGAACGAGCGTATGGACGAATACGTGCGGTTGTTCCCGGTCCATCCTGACTACATCGGGACGTTTGAACGTCTGGTCTTCACAGAAAAGCGCGGCGCGTTGGTCACGCTGCGTGATCAAATCCAAGCCATCCTTGACGATGAAGTGCCGTTAGACCGGCCTGGGCTCATAGGTTTCGACAAGTTTTGGGATACTGTTGCAACGAATTCTGTCCTTCGTTCTGATCCGAACATCGGGCCGGTGCTCAAAGTATCCGAAGTATTGTCGGAGCGTGTGTCCAAAGCCTTCACGCGCCCGGCCTACAAGTCGATGGCGCTACGCATTATTGATGGCCTTTCTGTCCATCGACTGACAACGGGTGGCGACATCTATGTGCCCGTTGGCCCAACCGCTGCGGAACTGCGCGATACGTTGTGTCTGTTTCAGCCTGGCATTGAAGACATGGGCGGGGATCCATCTGATGACCTGCTGACAGCGGTCCAAACAACGCTGCGTGAAACTCTGAAGACTGTAAACGGCCAATTCATATCGAAAGCGCCGGACACGGAGCAATACTATCTCGATCTCAAGAAAGACGTCGATTACGACGCCCAAATTGAGAAGCGCGCAGAAGCATTGTCCGAAGATGCTCTCGATCGTGCCTACTATGGGGCCGTTCGCCAGCTCATGGAGCGGACGGATGATTCCAGCTACGTGACGGGGCACCAGATTTGGCAATACCAGATTGAGTGGCAGGAGCGCCGCGTAGAGCGCATCGGCTATCTGTTCTTTGGGGCTCCCAATGACAGACCGACCGCGCAACCGGAGCGGGATTTCTATCTATACTTCATTCAGCCGTTCGATCCGCCACGTTTCCGTGACGAACAGAAGGCCGACGAGGTGTTCTTCCGCCTGAAAGCCCCGGATGAAACGATCAAACGATTGCTCGGCTTCTACGCTGGGGCGCAGGAGCTCGCGTCTACCGCAAGTGGCGGTGCCAAAGGCGTGTACCTTGACCGCGTTCGCGACACGCTGCGCGAAATGAGCAAATGGCTGCAGGAAAAACAGCTCGAGGCTTTCGAGGTTACGTTTCAGGGCAAATCCAAAACACTCAGGGACTGGACCAAGGGCATTTCTCTTCGGGACAAAGCTCGCTTGGGGCCTGATGAGCGCATCAACTTCCGTGATGTTGTCAACGTGATCGCGGGCATCGCGTTGAGCAGCCGGTTCTCTGATGTTTCGCCCGAATACCCAACGTTCTCGGCGCTGGTTACCGAATCCAACAGAAAGCAACTGATCAGCAACGCCCTTCGTGCCCTCAGCGGCAGCACCCGAACAAAGGACGCTGTGATCGTTCTGGATGGACTGGAAATGCTCGACGGGGATCGTATCGATCCTGTCCAATCGCGATATGCGCAAGACGTTCTGGCCCGCCTAAAGGCCAAGGGACACGGACAAGTGCTCAATCGCAGCGAACTGCTGGTTGGCAATGCCGACATCGAACATTTTAGCCCAGACAAGTATCGGCTCGAAACTGATCTTTTGGTCGCGGTGCTCGGATCACTGGTCTATTCGGGCGACATCGTCTTGGCGATTACCGGCGACAAGATCGACTCCGGCAAAATCAGCCTGCTTGCTGACCGCTCACTTGAGGAGTTGAAACAGTTCAAGCACGTTGAAGCTCCTAAGGAAATCAACGTGGCTGTGCTGCGCTCGTTGTTCGAAATGCTAGAGCTACCGCCGGGACTTGCACAGCAGGCAACTCAGGGATCTGATGAACCCGTTAAGGCACTTCAGGAGGAGGTGAATAAGCTCACAAAGCGTGTTCTTGCGGCATCCACTGATATGGCAAACAGGCTCAGCTTCTGGGGGCAACCTCTTCTGCGCGACGAGGAAATCCGCGACTGGCGATCAAAGCTCGATGAGCTTAAAGCCTTCTCGGAAAGCCTCTCGCCTTACAACACTGTTGGCAAGTTGAAGAACCTGCGGATCGGGTCTGACGATATCACAGAGCAAAAGAAGAACCTTGAGGTTCTGAACTCTGTTGAGGGGCTTATCAGGCTGATCGGTGAACTCGGAAATACGGCAAGTTACCTTGGCCAGGCCGAGATGGTGCTTCCGTCGGACCACGCTTGGGTGAAGCAAGCCCAGGACACCCGCAAGAATGTCCTCGAATCCCTGTCCACGAGCCGCACCAGCCAGAATGGTTCTGAACACCGGCAGACCCTCAGCAAGCTCAAGAAAGACTATCTGACGGCTTACGTCAGCCTGCACAGCAAGGCACGTCTTGGGGTTTCTGAAGACAAGACCAAGAATGCACTGCGAAAGGACTCTCGCCTCGTTGAAATGCGGGCATTGGCGAATATCTCCTTGATGCCAACTAGCCAGCTTACAACGTTCGAAGAGAAGCTCGACAAGTTGAAAAGCTGCGCTTCGCTGGTCGACTCCGAGCTGTCGGCCAGCCCGGTCTGCCCGCACTGCAACTTCCGGCCCGCGAACGAGCAAGGAGACATGCTTCCTGCGGCCAACGTCCTCAAGCAATTGGATGACGAGCTTGATCAGTTGCTGGACGGGTGGGTGCAAACCCTTCTCGACAACCTCGAGGATCCGATCATCCAATCAAACTTCGAACTGCTTAAAGAGGGCTCGCGCAAGATCGTTACCGGCTTTGTCAAGACGAAGTCCCTGCCCGAACCTGTCACGCCCGAGTTTATCAGTGCTGTGCAAGAGGCCCTGTCCGGGCTCGATAAAGTTGTCGTCTCAGGCGACGATATCCGCCAAGCCTTGCTTCAAGGGGGCTCTCCAGCGACACCGGAAGATCTGCGCAAGCGGTTCGAGGCGTTCCTGACCGACCGCTGCAAGGGCAAGGATACGACCAAGCTGCGCTTTGTGGTCGAATGA
- the brxF gene encoding BREX-3 system P-loop-containing protein BrxF, with protein sequence MIDSLERVVEDLVVVNSKLLLLIGAPNSGKSNLLRQFAKRRDLQILNVGAALGRELLTIPSPRRHLQASDLLKGLAGEFTSNGLLLMDNLEILFDQGLQLSPLDLLRRHAQARRVIAAWPGALTENRLSYATTGHPEYQDYGCDGLVPFRVN encoded by the coding sequence ATGATTGATTCCCTTGAACGCGTTGTCGAAGATCTTGTCGTCGTAAACAGCAAACTGCTGTTGCTGATTGGTGCGCCAAACTCGGGAAAGAGCAATTTGCTCCGGCAGTTCGCCAAGCGCAGGGATCTGCAAATCCTGAACGTTGGCGCTGCTCTAGGGCGCGAATTACTTACAATTCCAAGTCCGAGGAGGCACCTACAGGCGTCTGATCTGTTGAAGGGATTGGCGGGCGAGTTTACGTCCAACGGTCTCCTGCTGATGGATAACCTCGAGATTTTGTTCGACCAAGGGCTGCAGCTTAGTCCCCTCGATTTGCTTAGACGGCACGCTCAGGCGCGACGCGTTATAGCTGCTTGGCCAGGGGCCCTCACGGAAAACAGATTGTCCTACGCGACGACAGGACACCCAGAATATCAGGACTATGGCTGTGATGGCTTGGTCCCGTTCAGAGTTAATTGA
- a CDS encoding WYL domain-containing protein codes for MNNEKSELRWSVEQRLEFIEFRLFWDGHVNRSDLMEQFGLSVNQSSSDLNRYIGFAPDNMVYDKSVRSYVRGPAFKPQFLEPDAGRYLAQLRSVAEDILDCEDSWIADLPPFASAPTPVRGVNAVTLRSVVGAIRRSEAIELKYQSLSSPEPSWRWIAPHAIAFDGFRWHTRAFCLTDNFFKDFLLSRVLEIRAVRESQVTSTDDEDWNSEVTLEIVPHPALSETQAKVIALDYGMHGGKAKIKVRRALLYYALRRLGLDTDPAARRPQDQQIILLNSSEFRVPIPSASGSTIEGPSA; via the coding sequence TTGAATAACGAAAAGTCGGAACTTCGATGGAGCGTCGAGCAAAGGCTCGAGTTTATTGAGTTTCGTTTATTCTGGGATGGTCATGTGAACCGAAGTGATTTGATGGAGCAGTTCGGGCTGTCGGTGAACCAATCGTCATCCGACCTGAACCGCTATATCGGCTTCGCTCCGGATAATATGGTCTATGACAAAAGCGTTCGTAGCTATGTGCGCGGTCCAGCATTCAAACCTCAGTTTCTAGAACCCGATGCGGGCCGCTATCTGGCACAGTTAAGATCAGTGGCCGAAGATATTCTTGATTGCGAAGATTCATGGATTGCGGATCTCCCTCCATTTGCTTCTGCGCCAACGCCTGTTCGCGGAGTAAACGCGGTGACGCTTCGGTCTGTGGTTGGCGCAATTCGGCGGTCTGAAGCGATCGAGTTGAAGTACCAATCTCTGTCCAGTCCAGAACCCAGCTGGCGTTGGATTGCGCCGCACGCTATCGCCTTTGATGGATTTCGCTGGCACACTAGAGCCTTCTGTCTGACTGACAATTTCTTCAAAGATTTTCTGCTTTCACGTGTTCTTGAAATTCGTGCCGTGCGCGAAAGCCAAGTGACGTCGACCGATGATGAAGACTGGAACTCTGAAGTCACTTTGGAAATTGTGCCGCATCCCGCTCTTTCGGAAACGCAGGCAAAGGTCATCGCCCTTGACTACGGTATGCATGGCGGCAAAGCGAAGATCAAAGTTCGGCGGGCGCTGCTTTATTACGCGTTGAGACGACTAGGACTTGATACAGACCCGGCAGCACGTCGCCCGCAAGACCAGCAAATTATCCTTTTGAACTCATCTGAGTTTAGGGTCCCGATTCCCAGTGCGTCGGGTTCGACGATCGAGGGGCCTAGTGCATGA